In one Pirellulales bacterium genomic region, the following are encoded:
- a CDS encoding GNAT family N-acetyltransferase → MQLQILTSVNELREHAAAWDRLWRRSLATTPTCQSEPLAVWIESFAPTAALALLVVRDGDQWLATLPLVEHTRLPGVSIGRLPNNEWALCGDLAIEPQCDVAVVCRELASGMRRLGWPLAKFDGIRAARADWQALLQAIKLEGLPTCYHDLWEVGEIAIAHDWQRYLESRSRNLRRQIKRSNERLQSAGEAELKIYSQPLPHELESLLRRGFEVEQRSWKSDRGSAVLQLPDVFDFYCRQARALAATGSLELVYLDLQGRSIAFEYGLKAKGVYFSPKVGYDEEFADFSPGQQLRARLYQQFQDDPARSAVDFHGPLAEATAKWATGAYRVGRLLVGLNQSSGRALVEGYRWSRCGYQFMKQRLRRQQQFAVRPLEGEPAAPVVSSPELESVGSA, encoded by the coding sequence ATGCAACTGCAAATCCTGACCAGCGTCAATGAGTTGCGCGAGCATGCCGCAGCCTGGGACCGCCTTTGGCGGCGGAGTCTCGCGACCACCCCCACTTGTCAGTCGGAACCCTTGGCGGTTTGGATTGAATCGTTCGCGCCGACCGCGGCGCTGGCCCTGTTGGTCGTGCGAGATGGTGACCAATGGCTGGCGACGTTGCCGCTGGTTGAGCACACCCGACTGCCGGGCGTCTCGATCGGGCGGCTGCCCAACAACGAGTGGGCTTTGTGCGGCGATCTGGCGATTGAACCGCAGTGCGACGTCGCCGTCGTCTGTCGCGAGTTGGCCAGCGGCATGCGCCGGCTGGGCTGGCCGTTGGCCAAATTCGATGGGATACGCGCCGCGCGAGCCGATTGGCAAGCGCTGCTACAAGCGATCAAGCTTGAAGGGCTTCCGACCTGTTATCACGATCTGTGGGAAGTGGGCGAGATTGCGATCGCGCACGACTGGCAACGCTATCTGGAGTCGCGCTCGCGCAATTTGCGGCGACAGATCAAACGCTCCAACGAACGACTGCAATCGGCGGGCGAGGCCGAACTCAAGATTTACTCTCAACCCCTTCCGCACGAACTGGAATCGCTGCTGCGGCGCGGCTTCGAGGTGGAGCAGCGCAGTTGGAAATCGGATCGCGGCAGCGCCGTACTGCAATTGCCCGATGTGTTCGATTTCTATTGCCGGCAGGCCCGCGCCTTGGCGGCGACGGGAAGCCTGGAACTGGTCTACCTGGATTTGCAGGGACGGTCGATCGCCTTTGAATACGGATTGAAGGCAAAGGGGGTCTACTTCAGCCCCAAGGTGGGCTACGACGAGGAGTTCGCCGATTTCAGTCCCGGGCAGCAGCTTCGCGCGCGGCTCTATCAGCAGTTCCAGGATGATCCGGCGCGCAGCGCCGTCGACTTTCATGGACCCCTCGCCGAGGCGACCGCCAAATGGGCGACAGGCGCTTACCGAGTTGGGCGCCTGCTGGTTGGCCTGAATCAAAGTTCGGGCCGGGCGCTGGTGGAGGGGTATCGCTGGTCGCGGTGCGGCTATCAGTTCATGAAGCAGCGACTTCGTCGCCAGCAGCAATTCGCCGTTCGACCTTTGGAAGGCGAGCCAGCGGCGCCGGTCGTTTCATCGCCTGAACTAGAGAGCGTGGGAAGCGCTTAA
- a CDS encoding sulfatase-like hydrolase/transferase — MNVVCLVVDGLQSGMLGPYGNSWIDTPHLNRLAGEGFVFHQALVDSPHLSDVCRSLWTGAHARAQVKFVSLPARLAEAGVNTSLISDVVEVVEHPLAHDFREVAQTSPSAADSIVDQWHETQLARFFAQAVEQLRGLREPFVQWIHAGGLAGRWDAPAAIRERYLADEDLPPELVSRLYELTTPSPACATANDDPDELLLTRLAYAAQVSVFDTCLAALNEALREAPFADRTLLLLWGARGFPLGGHGQLGFADFQLYSQLTQVPCLMHCPATIEAGRSQALAQPADIAATVLACYEMAPTSLGAGAGASLLNLVEGPARSHRDRALLCNHRGATALRTQGWYLIRNSRQVAPATDASAAAELYAKPDDRWEVNEVAVRLPHITAQLGEALDELELAIEKDRSDPLTTLDPLLIEGAV; from the coding sequence ATGAATGTGGTCTGCCTGGTCGTCGATGGGTTGCAATCCGGAATGCTGGGCCCCTATGGCAACTCCTGGATCGACACGCCACACCTCAACCGTCTCGCCGGCGAAGGATTTGTGTTCCATCAGGCGCTGGTCGATTCACCCCATTTGAGCGACGTTTGCCGATCGCTCTGGACCGGCGCGCACGCGCGCGCTCAAGTCAAATTCGTGTCGCTACCGGCGCGGCTGGCCGAGGCCGGGGTGAACACGAGCTTGATTTCTGACGTGGTGGAGGTTGTCGAGCATCCGCTGGCGCACGATTTTCGCGAGGTGGCGCAGACGTCGCCGTCGGCCGCTGATTCGATCGTCGATCAGTGGCACGAGACGCAGCTTGCGCGCTTTTTTGCCCAGGCCGTGGAACAGCTTCGCGGCCTGCGCGAACCCTTTGTGCAATGGATTCACGCGGGCGGACTAGCAGGACGCTGGGACGCCCCGGCGGCCATTCGCGAGCGCTATCTGGCCGACGAGGATCTGCCGCCAGAACTGGTGTCGCGGCTGTATGAGCTCACGACGCCATCGCCCGCATGCGCCACGGCGAACGATGACCCCGATGAGCTATTGTTAACCCGTTTGGCCTACGCGGCGCAAGTCAGCGTGTTCGACACCTGTCTCGCGGCGCTAAACGAAGCGCTGCGCGAGGCGCCGTTTGCCGATCGCACCTTGCTCTTGCTTTGGGGAGCGCGCGGTTTTCCGCTCGGCGGTCACGGGCAACTCGGCTTCGCCGATTTTCAGCTCTACTCGCAATTAACTCAGGTCCCCTGTCTGATGCATTGCCCAGCCACGATCGAGGCCGGACGCTCGCAAGCGCTTGCGCAGCCTGCCGACATCGCCGCCACGGTTCTGGCTTGTTACGAAATGGCGCCAACCTCGCTTGGCGCCGGCGCCGGCGCCAGCCTCTTGAACCTCGTGGAAGGGCCTGCGCGATCGCATCGAGATCGCGCGCTGCTCTGCAATCATCGGGGCGCGACGGCGCTGCGCACGCAGGGCTGGTATCTGATTCGCAATTCGCGCCAAGTTGCGCCAGCGACGGATGCGAGCGCCGCGGCTGAGCTTTACGCCAAGCCCGACGATCGCTGGGAAGTCAACGAAGTCGCCGTGCGGTTGCCCCACATCACCGCGCAGCTTGGCGAAGCGCTCGATGAACTCGAGCTGGCGATCGAAAAGGACCGCTCCGACCCTTTGACGACGCTCGACCCTCTATTGATTGAGGGCGCGGTTTAG
- a CDS encoding family 10 glycosylhydrolase: MACYCALGLCCAQPRASAAETKPIRLRIVWGGGAATRWQGTITPVNGLVANIAPLGTAADEPGSMWIDGNRVVFVARSPRANDGVDLDVTAELNESLKIEIQSDVAGKPQVVIEAPLQTLVNEPYTRELDERGNQLVIRRAPGDKLHLGFDRDSLIYAPAETLKCRVTPLLIGDNGPLRCRAQLRDANTGRAVWSEEPAEPLADSADFSVAMKLPTAEGVYNLELELIPRRGPLALGLKPLATRRAQIVVLAKQPRLNSADGRRPLDLVLEIDPAKPHWWDRLGNLPTLPGMRKGSFGTGDADPWQHALGAMVQLGPGGSSLTPSWEAYPLSVQRVGAPHVVEIEYPSDVPQTVGISLVEPGPTGEAATQGVDSGFYVPDEAAATEPKLLRHRVIFWPRTRTPLLLISNLDARSQAVFGKIRVLAHDGTLPARFPSDGGDGARLIAAYYDRPLFAANFSAPEAYDAGSGRSLTDWSTFYLGSSRLIEYLKHVGYNGLTLSVLADGATLYPSVRAPSTPRFDNGALFSTAQDPLQKDVLELLLRMFDREKLQLIPAISFAAPLASLEELKRQGGDAAAGLEWVGRDGHTWLERYAADQGRAPYYNTLDPRVQDAMLAIIDELLARYGEHSSLTGVALQLSGYGYAQLPGLAWGFDDRTIAAFEHDTGVQIAGDGPRRFALRAQALLGPQRKAWSDWRARRMTEFYQRIEARVTQSRPGARLYLCGAEMFNGPDLLSALRPSLPPRPLDDALVEAGIAPELEKLLTSTVLLRPQQLSAPGPLDSRLLDLKINDATELDRRLRDAAVPACLLYHEPYRVAIPSFDEQSPFRNSHLTLVAQLSPSGERNRQRFAHALATLNAQALFDGGWMLPLGQEDELVDVFRAYRRLPAVSFQSLDIDSQPVAIRAASHNGATQWMLVNDSPWPVQLQLDLSVAPQTPLTELTGRRRIAPLSPGKSGSQWQVELRPYDLLAVELATATAAITSAKVDLPETAAVELASRISDFQARAIALQSLPPLETLENGDFESPPATDGAIASWLIGSGDGVDIQLDHDEKHAGENSLRITSTGRPAVVVSHASAPPVTGRIEVAVWLRSRGDKAAPVRIAVEGSHRGQPFYRYAMIGDGRSGVALSSDWKQYLVPFDNLPLEAINDLKLRFELLGAGVVWIDDAQLFPLKFSEDERLELIKLYTSAQYKLSAGQVGDCLHMLDSYWPQFLTAHVPLTETPVAQRPPDRQAALPADLPKPPAEEHDGLFDRFKQWLPSRWR; encoded by the coding sequence ATGGCCTGCTATTGCGCGCTGGGACTCTGCTGCGCGCAACCGCGCGCAAGCGCCGCCGAAACCAAGCCCATCCGGCTGCGCATCGTCTGGGGCGGAGGCGCGGCCACGCGCTGGCAAGGGACCATCACGCCCGTCAACGGCCTGGTCGCCAACATTGCGCCGCTTGGCACTGCGGCCGACGAGCCCGGCTCCATGTGGATCGACGGCAATCGCGTGGTGTTTGTCGCGCGCTCGCCACGCGCCAACGACGGCGTCGATCTCGATGTGACCGCGGAGCTCAACGAGTCGTTGAAGATCGAAATTCAATCCGACGTGGCGGGCAAGCCGCAGGTCGTGATCGAAGCGCCGTTGCAAACGCTCGTCAACGAACCGTACACCCGCGAACTGGACGAGCGCGGCAACCAACTTGTTATTCGCCGCGCGCCGGGGGACAAACTGCATCTAGGTTTCGATCGTGACTCGCTCATTTATGCTCCGGCCGAAACGCTCAAGTGCCGAGTCACACCGCTTTTGATTGGCGACAACGGCCCACTGCGCTGCCGCGCGCAACTGCGCGACGCCAACACCGGACGCGCGGTCTGGTCGGAGGAACCGGCCGAGCCGCTTGCCGACTCCGCGGACTTTTCCGTCGCCATGAAACTGCCCACGGCGGAAGGCGTTTACAACTTGGAACTGGAATTGATTCCACGCCGGGGACCGCTAGCCCTTGGCCTCAAGCCGTTAGCAACGCGACGAGCGCAGATCGTTGTTTTGGCCAAACAACCCCGACTCAACTCGGCCGATGGTCGCCGGCCACTCGACCTGGTGCTCGAAATCGATCCCGCCAAACCCCATTGGTGGGACCGCTTGGGCAATCTGCCAACGCTGCCCGGCATGCGAAAGGGCTCCTTTGGCACTGGCGACGCCGATCCGTGGCAACACGCGCTGGGCGCGATGGTGCAACTGGGTCCGGGCGGCTCATCGTTGACGCCAAGTTGGGAAGCGTATCCGCTCAGCGTGCAACGCGTGGGCGCGCCGCATGTCGTCGAAATTGAGTATCCCAGCGATGTCCCCCAGACCGTCGGAATCAGCCTGGTGGAACCCGGTCCCACGGGCGAGGCCGCGACGCAAGGGGTCGACTCGGGCTTTTACGTACCCGACGAGGCAGCCGCCACCGAGCCCAAGCTCTTGCGTCATCGCGTGATCTTCTGGCCACGGACGCGCACGCCGCTGTTGCTCATTTCGAATCTCGACGCGCGCTCGCAGGCCGTGTTTGGAAAGATTCGCGTGCTGGCGCACGACGGCACGCTGCCGGCGCGCTTTCCGTCGGATGGCGGTGACGGCGCGCGACTGATCGCGGCCTATTACGATCGCCCCCTGTTTGCCGCCAACTTCTCCGCGCCGGAGGCCTATGACGCCGGCAGCGGCCGCAGCTTGACCGATTGGAGCACCTTCTACCTGGGAAGTTCGCGGCTCATCGAGTACCTCAAGCATGTGGGTTACAACGGGCTGACGCTCTCAGTGCTGGCCGACGGGGCAACGCTCTACCCCAGCGTACGCGCGCCCAGCACGCCGCGCTTCGACAACGGCGCGCTCTTCTCCACGGCGCAAGACCCCCTGCAGAAGGATGTGCTTGAACTGCTGCTGCGCATGTTCGATCGTGAAAAGCTGCAATTGATTCCCGCGATCAGCTTCGCCGCGCCGTTGGCCTCGCTGGAAGAACTCAAGCGGCAAGGGGGGGATGCGGCCGCCGGCCTCGAATGGGTGGGCCGCGACGGCCACACTTGGCTCGAACGCTACGCTGCCGATCAAGGGCGCGCGCCGTACTACAACACGCTCGATCCGCGCGTGCAAGACGCCATGCTGGCCATCATCGACGAGTTGCTGGCGCGCTACGGAGAGCATTCCTCGTTGACCGGCGTGGCGCTGCAACTGTCGGGCTACGGCTATGCGCAGCTTCCGGGTCTGGCCTGGGGATTCGACGATCGCACCATCGCGGCGTTCGAGCACGACACTGGCGTCCAGATCGCCGGTGACGGACCAAGGCGTTTTGCCCTGCGCGCCCAGGCGCTGCTCGGACCGCAGCGCAAGGCATGGTCCGATTGGCGCGCTCGGCGAATGACGGAGTTCTATCAACGCATCGAAGCACGCGTCACGCAGTCTCGGCCCGGCGCGCGGCTCTATCTGTGCGGCGCCGAGATGTTCAATGGCCCCGATCTGCTTAGCGCGCTGCGTCCCTCCTTGCCTCCCCGGCCCTTGGACGACGCGCTCGTCGAAGCCGGCATCGCGCCCGAACTGGAAAAGCTGCTCACCAGCACGGTGCTCTTGCGTCCGCAGCAACTAAGCGCGCCCGGTCCGCTCGACTCACGCTTGTTGGATCTGAAAATTAACGACGCGACCGAACTCGATCGCCGCCTGCGCGACGCCGCCGTCCCCGCGTGCTTGTTGTATCACGAGCCTTATCGAGTCGCGATTCCCTCGTTCGACGAGCAAAGCCCGTTTCGCAACTCGCACCTGACGCTGGTGGCTCAGCTTTCGCCGTCGGGCGAAAGAAATCGACAGCGCTTCGCGCACGCGCTGGCCACGCTCAACGCGCAAGCGCTGTTCGATGGCGGCTGGATGTTGCCGCTCGGCCAAGAAGATGAACTGGTCGACGTTTTCCGCGCTTATCGTCGGCTGCCGGCCGTCTCGTTTCAGTCGCTGGACATCGACTCGCAACCGGTCGCCATTCGCGCCGCTTCGCACAACGGCGCCACGCAGTGGATGCTGGTCAACGACTCGCCGTGGCCAGTGCAGTTGCAGCTCGATCTGTCGGTCGCGCCGCAGACGCCATTGACTGAATTGACGGGACGCCGCCGCATCGCGCCCTTGTCGCCCGGCAAGAGCGGCAGCCAATGGCAAGTGGAATTGCGTCCGTACGATCTGCTGGCGGTTGAGCTGGCGACGGCGACAGCGGCGATTACGTCGGCCAAAGTCGATCTGCCGGAGACGGCCGCCGTCGAACTAGCCAGCCGCATCTCCGATTTTCAGGCGCGCGCCATTGCCCTACAGAGTCTGCCACCCCTCGAAACGCTGGAAAACGGAGACTTCGAATCGCCCCCCGCGACCGACGGCGCCATCGCCAGTTGGCTGATCGGCTCGGGCGACGGCGTCGATATCCAACTGGATCACGACGAGAAGCACGCGGGAGAAAACTCGTTGCGCATCACCAGCACAGGCCGACCCGCGGTGGTCGTCAGCCATGCCTCCGCGCCTCCCGTCACTGGCCGCATCGAGGTGGCGGTGTGGTTGCGATCTCGCGGCGACAAGGCCGCCCCGGTTCGCATCGCCGTTGAAGGTTCGCATCGTGGCCAGCCCTTCTATCGCTACGCCATGATCGGCGATGGCCGGTCGGGCGTGGCCCTTTCCAGCGATTGGAAGCAATACCTGGTACCGTTCGACAACTTGCCGCTGGAAGCGATCAACGACCTGAAGCTTCGCTTCGAGTTGTTGGGCGCGGGCGTCGTCTGGATCGACGACGCACAGCTCTTCCCGCTCAAATTCAGCGAAGACGAACGCCTGGAGCTGATTAAGCTCTACACCTCCGCGCAATACAAACTGAGCGCTGGCCAGGTCGGCGATTGCTTGCACATGCTCGATAGTTACTGGCCGCAGTTTTTGACCGCGCACGTGCCGCTCACCGAAACCCCGGTGGCGCAGCGGCCGCCAGACCGCCAGGCGGCGTTGCCGGCTGATCTACCCAAACCGCCAGCCGAAGAGCACGACGGGCTGTTCGACCGCTTCAAGCAATGGTTGCCCAGTCGCTGGCGCTAG
- a CDS encoding histidine triad nucleotide-binding protein yields the protein MAKTIFKRIIDRELPAEIVYEDDRCLAFRDIQPAAPTHVLVIPKQEIASVADLTAADEELVGHLFLVMRDLAAKLGMDGGYRIAVNCGPDAGQSVDHLHFHLLGGRQMSWPPG from the coding sequence ATGGCCAAGACGATCTTCAAGCGAATTATCGATCGTGAGTTGCCGGCCGAAATCGTCTACGAAGATGATCGCTGCCTGGCTTTCCGCGATATTCAACCTGCCGCGCCGACACATGTGCTGGTGATTCCCAAGCAAGAAATTGCCTCGGTCGCCGATTTGACGGCCGCCGACGAGGAGTTGGTCGGCCATCTCTTTCTGGTGATGCGCGATTTAGCGGCGAAGTTGGGGATGGACGGCGGCTATCGCATCGCCGTGAACTGCGGCCCGGACGCCGGCCAATCGGTGGATCATCTGCATTTTCACCTGCTTGGTGGTCGACAGATGTCGTGGCCGCCCGGCTGA
- a CDS encoding Trm112 family protein, translating to MISDELLEILRCPESRQPLKIAPVELIAQINAVIAAGRAKNRAGETVAEVLEGALVREDGTLAYPVRDAIPVMLIDEAIPLDAIRQG from the coding sequence ATGATCAGCGACGAACTGTTGGAGATCCTCCGCTGCCCCGAGTCACGGCAGCCGCTCAAAATCGCCCCTGTGGAATTGATTGCCCAGATCAACGCGGTGATTGCGGCGGGGCGCGCCAAGAATCGCGCCGGCGAGACGGTCGCGGAAGTCTTGGAGGGCGCTCTGGTGCGCGAGGATGGAACGCTGGCGTACCCGGTGCGCGACGCCATCCCGGTGATGCTGATCGACGAGGCGATTCCGCTAGACGCCATTCGCCAGGGGTGA
- a CDS encoding CBS domain-containing protein: protein MDRLEIKRMQVLHALEQTDGVLEPLEVQHVMTAAPTTVNEQTSALELVRLLQKHGFRHLLVTDDADRLAGVLSDRDVIRCFGPSRYPDEHRLAEICARDIMSRDVITVRPETRLEVAVDTVVTQGISCLPVVTAGRVLGILTNTDLHLLLQALLKSDLAGRAAQPADRSQLAHRG, encoded by the coding sequence ATGGACCGACTTGAAATCAAGCGCATGCAGGTGCTGCACGCGCTGGAGCAGACCGATGGCGTGCTCGAACCGCTTGAAGTTCAACATGTGATGACCGCTGCGCCCACCACCGTGAACGAACAGACCAGCGCGTTGGAGTTGGTGAGATTGCTGCAAAAACACGGCTTTCGCCATCTGCTCGTCACCGACGACGCCGACCGACTGGCGGGCGTATTGAGCGACCGCGACGTGATTCGCTGCTTCGGTCCGTCGCGCTATCCCGACGAACATCGCCTGGCCGAAATCTGCGCTCGCGACATCATGAGCCGCGACGTAATCACCGTGCGGCCCGAAACTCGACTGGAAGTAGCCGTCGACACCGTCGTGACGCAGGGAATTAGTTGTTTGCCGGTCGTGACAGCCGGCCGGGTTCTCGGCATCTTGACGAACACCGATCTGCATTTGCTGCTTCAGGCCTTGCTCAAGTCCGACCTGGCCGGGCGCGCGGCACAACCGGCAGATCGATCGCAATTGGCCCATCGCGGTTGA